One stretch of Streptomyces peucetius DNA includes these proteins:
- a CDS encoding DUF397 domain-containing protein gives MEFFNGMQASALESVAWIKSSHSNATGNCVEMAVLPGDRIAVRDSWDPQGPALVCTRDEFAGFVACAGAGGFGSVIG, from the coding sequence GTGGAGTTCTTCAACGGAATGCAGGCCAGTGCCCTGGAGTCGGTTGCCTGGATCAAGAGCAGTCACAGCAACGCCACCGGCAACTGCGTGGAGATGGCGGTGCTTCCGGGCGACCGGATCGCCGTCCGCGACTCCTGGGACCCGCAGGGGCCGGCGCTCGTCTGCACACGCGACGAGTTCGCGGGCTTCGTGGCATGCGCCGGCGCAGGGGGCTTCGGCTCGGTAATCGGCTGA
- a CDS encoding ATP-binding protein: MKSPPGAPVSGQPERALHVAGARRGFSVCALDGGPQSAGRARKFAVHTLREWALQSVAEDVELVVSELVGNAVRHALPSARPVPDHQPVRLTLLRYTRRLVCAVTDPSPAPPRLRDPGSETAGGRGLILVSALSDTWSWRPAPPRGKTVWASLPLPLPQRHRTL, from the coding sequence GTGAAATCTCCGCCCGGCGCGCCCGTCTCCGGCCAACCGGAGCGGGCCCTGCACGTGGCGGGCGCCCGCCGCGGCTTCTCCGTGTGCGCACTGGACGGCGGTCCCCAAAGCGCGGGCCGGGCAAGGAAGTTCGCCGTACACACACTCCGCGAGTGGGCGCTGCAGTCGGTCGCGGAGGATGTCGAACTGGTCGTCAGCGAGCTGGTGGGCAACGCCGTACGGCACGCCCTGCCGTCCGCCCGGCCGGTCCCGGACCATCAGCCGGTCCGGCTCACCCTCCTGCGGTACACCCGCCGGCTCGTCTGTGCCGTCACCGACCCCAGTCCTGCCCCGCCGCGCCTGCGCGACCCCGGCTCCGAGACGGCGGGGGGCCGTGGACTGATCCTGGTCAGCGCGCTGAGCGACACCTGGTCCTGGCGCCCGGCGCCCCCTCGGGGCAAGACGGTCTGGGCCAGCCTGCCCCTCCCCCTGCCGCAGCGGCACCGTACCCTCTGA
- a CDS encoding helix-turn-helix domain-containing protein — protein MPEQPQSRHGSLGPGHPKGDIGRRVATRRQQLGLSREDVALRAGSAPGYIEYIEEKTATPGMGFLLRLADALETTVTELTGGGAELPPGVGMAGDRPELVELGHDQCWALLGTHGVGRVAVTTREGPAILPVNYLVSEGRIAFRTSPGAVPAEAAGTETAFEVDHIDDAFSQGWSVLAVGGARAVTDEEGVSKLERQAYSAPWAGGDRDLWIVLTPDRVTGRRILVRGAPGQDQGPRR, from the coding sequence CCGGCACGGCTCCCTCGGTCCCGGGCATCCCAAGGGGGACATCGGACGCCGGGTGGCCACCCGCCGGCAGCAGCTCGGTCTCTCCCGTGAGGACGTCGCCCTGCGGGCCGGTTCCGCACCGGGATACATCGAGTACATCGAGGAGAAGACCGCCACACCCGGCATGGGTTTCCTGCTGCGTCTGGCGGACGCCCTGGAGACGACCGTCACCGAGCTGACCGGCGGCGGCGCGGAGCTGCCGCCCGGCGTCGGCATGGCCGGCGACCGCCCGGAACTGGTGGAGCTCGGTCACGACCAGTGCTGGGCCCTGCTGGGCACGCACGGAGTGGGCCGGGTCGCCGTCACCACTCGGGAGGGCCCCGCCATCCTCCCGGTCAACTACCTCGTGTCGGAGGGGCGGATCGCCTTCCGCACGTCACCGGGCGCCGTTCCCGCCGAGGCGGCGGGCACCGAGACGGCCTTCGAGGTGGACCACATCGACGACGCCTTCAGCCAGGGCTGGAGCGTGCTGGCGGTCGGTGGCGCCCGCGCGGTCACCGACGAGGAAGGCGTCTCGAAGCTGGAGCGGCAGGCGTACAGCGCGCCCTGGGCGGGCGGTGACCGCGATCTGTGGATCGTGCTGACACCCGATCGGGTGACAGGGCGCCGGATCCTCGTACGCGGAGCGCCGGGGCAGGACCAGGGCCCGCGGCGCTGA